In one window of Pseudooceanicola aestuarii DNA:
- a CDS encoding carbon-nitrogen hydrolase family protein, with protein sequence MKIAAAAYPLDWFSSWREYEEKLTRWVRDGAEQGAALLVFPEYGAMELVSLAGEETAADLVRAAQAVSDLMDDVNSLHRELAARFGVHILGASAPVVTEGRIVNRAHLHTPNGQTGHQDKQIMTLWERDPWGVQGQGPLRVFDTAIGRIAINICYDSEFPLLARAQRQADILLVPSCTDAAEGYWRVRIGAQARAMENQCVAVMSSVIGPFPQVEAVDISTGCGGIYGPPDCGFPADGVIAQGALDRPGWTVGAVDPAAISAVRSGGNVRHRSHWEEGLPHDIAELCTLK encoded by the coding sequence ATGAAGATCGCCGCTGCCGCCTATCCGCTGGACTGGTTCTCCAGCTGGCGGGAATATGAAGAAAAACTGACCCGTTGGGTTCGGGATGGCGCCGAACAGGGGGCCGCACTGCTGGTGTTTCCCGAATACGGGGCGATGGAACTCGTCTCCCTCGCGGGGGAGGAGACGGCCGCCGATCTGGTGCGTGCGGCGCAGGCCGTGTCGGATCTGATGGACGATGTGAATTCGTTGCACCGCGAACTGGCGGCGCGCTTCGGGGTGCATATCCTCGGGGCCTCCGCCCCGGTGGTGACGGAGGGGAGAATCGTCAACCGCGCGCATCTGCATACCCCCAACGGCCAGACCGGTCATCAGGACAAGCAGATCATGACCCTGTGGGAACGCGACCCCTGGGGCGTGCAGGGCCAGGGCCCGCTGCGGGTTTTCGACACGGCGATCGGGCGGATCGCGATCAACATCTGCTATGACAGCGAATTCCCGCTGCTGGCTCGTGCCCAGCGGCAGGCCGATATCCTGCTGGTTCCGTCCTGCACCGACGCGGCAGAGGGATATTGGCGCGTGCGCATCGGCGCGCAGGCCCGAGCCATGGAAAATCAATGCGTTGCGGTCATGTCCTCGGTCATCGGGCCGTTCCCGCAAGTGGAGGCGGTGGACATCAGCACCGGATGCGGAGGCATCTACGGCCCGCCTGATTGCGGTTTTCCGGCCGATGGGGTGATCGCGCAGGGCGCGTTGGATCGGCCGGGCTGGACGGTGGGCGCCGTCGATCCGGCAGCCATTTCGGCGGTGCGTTCGGGCGGAAATGTCCGCCACCGCAGCCATTGGGAGGAGGGGCTCCCGCACGACATCGCGGAACTTTGTACGCTGAAATAG
- the murA gene encoding UDP-N-acetylglucosamine 1-carboxyvinyltransferase — MDSIHVTGNGPLNGEIPIAGAKNACLTLMPATLLSDEPLILTNAPRLSDIRTMSMLLESLGCEITPNADGTVQELRTAQITNHKAEYDIVRKMRASILVLGPMLARDGQATVSLPGGCAIGARPVDLHLRALEAMGAELDLRDGYVHATARGGLRGGTFEFPIVSVGATENALMAATLAKGTTVLKNAAREPEIVDLALCLSRMGAQIDGAGTDTITVQGVDRLHGATHAVVTDRIELGTYMLAPAICGGRVLLKGGRRDLVSAFCVKLEEAGIGIEETPDGLVVERKGNRVRPVNVVTEPFPGFPTDLQAQMMALLCTADGTSVLEERIFENRFMHAPELTRMGARIDVQGGTATVQGVDRLRGAPVMATDLRASVSLILAALAAEGETVVNRVYHLDRGYEQVEQKLSACGAKIERVKAA, encoded by the coding sequence ATGGATTCGATACATGTCACCGGGAACGGGCCGCTGAACGGCGAAATTCCCATCGCGGGGGCCAAGAATGCCTGCCTGACCCTGATGCCCGCCACGCTTCTCAGCGACGAACCGCTGATCCTGACCAATGCGCCGCGCCTCAGCGATATCCGCACCATGTCGATGTTGCTGGAATCGCTGGGTTGCGAGATCACGCCGAATGCGGATGGCACGGTGCAGGAACTGCGAACCGCGCAGATCACCAACCACAAGGCCGAATACGATATCGTGCGCAAGATGCGGGCGTCGATCCTGGTGCTGGGACCGATGCTGGCGCGGGACGGGCAGGCGACCGTGTCGCTTCCCGGCGGCTGTGCCATCGGCGCGCGTCCTGTGGATCTGCACCTGCGCGCGCTTGAGGCGATGGGCGCGGAGCTGGACCTGCGCGATGGATATGTCCACGCCACGGCACGCGGCGGGCTGCGGGGCGGCACGTTCGAATTTCCCATCGTTTCGGTGGGCGCCACGGAAAACGCGCTGATGGCCGCGACCCTGGCCAAGGGCACCACGGTGCTGAAGAACGCCGCGCGGGAGCCGGAGATCGTCGACCTGGCGCTGTGCCTGTCACGCATGGGCGCGCAGATCGATGGCGCCGGCACCGATACGATCACCGTGCAGGGCGTGGACCGTCTGCATGGCGCCACACATGCCGTCGTGACCGACCGGATCGAACTGGGCACCTATATGCTGGCGCCCGCGATCTGCGGAGGGCGTGTCCTGCTGAAGGGCGGGCGCCGCGATCTGGTGTCGGCCTTTTGCGTCAAGCTGGAGGAGGCCGGGATCGGCATCGAGGAAACGCCCGACGGGCTGGTGGTGGAGCGCAAGGGCAACCGCGTGCGCCCGGTGAACGTCGTGACCGAACCTTTCCCCGGCTTTCCCACCGATTTGCAGGCCCAGATGATGGCCCTGCTGTGCACGGCTGACGGCACCTCGGTGCTGGAGGAACGTATCTTCGAGAACCGGTTCATGCACGCCCCGGAACTGACCCGCATGGGCGCCCGGATCGACGTTCAGGGCGGGACGGCCACAGTGCAGGGTGTCGACCGCCTGCGCGGTGCCCCGGTGATGGCGACGGATCTGCGCGCCTCCGTCTCGCTGATTCTGGCTGCGCTGGCCGCCGAGGGTGAGACCGTCGTGAACCGCGTCTACCATCTGGATCGCGGCTATGAGCAGGTGGAACAGAAGCTGTCGGCCTGCGGCGCAAAAATCGAACGGGTGAAAGCAGCATGA
- a CDS encoding GNAT family N-acetyltransferase — MTLRIDWLTGPALEAALEDVARLRIAVFRDWPYLYDGDLDYERGYLRSYLSPGAIVVAAFDDTGEGAPRMVGAATGAPMEDHAADFAAAFAHRPEALTDIFYCAESVLLPEWRGQGVGHAFFDAREAHARRLGRHYAAFCAVARPDSHPQRPACPRDLTRFWRGRGYAPLPDCVAQFRWRDIGAAEETPHDLQFWMKPLEPAP, encoded by the coding sequence GTGACCCTGCGGATCGACTGGCTGACCGGTCCCGCGCTGGAGGCCGCGCTGGAGGATGTGGCGCGGCTGCGGATCGCGGTGTTTCGCGACTGGCCGTATCTCTATGACGGCGATCTGGACTATGAACGCGGCTACCTTCGGTCCTACTTGTCGCCCGGCGCCATCGTGGTGGCAGCCTTTGACGATACCGGGGAGGGGGCACCGCGCATGGTCGGTGCGGCAACCGGCGCCCCGATGGAGGATCACGCCGCCGATTTCGCTGCCGCCTTTGCCCATCGGCCCGAGGCGCTGACAGATATCTTCTACTGCGCCGAATCGGTGCTGTTGCCCGAATGGCGGGGTCAGGGGGTCGGCCACGCGTTCTTTGATGCGCGAGAGGCGCATGCCCGGCGACTGGGGCGCCACTACGCTGCGTTCTGTGCCGTGGCCCGCCCCGACAGCCATCCGCAACGTCCGGCCTGTCCGCGTGATCTGACGCGGTTCTGGCGCGGACGCGGCTATGCGCCCCTGCCGGATTGCGTGGCGCAATTCCGCTGGCGCGATATCGGCGCGGCAGAGGAGACCCCACATGATCTGCAATTCTGGATGAAACCCCTGGAGCCCGCGCCATGA
- a CDS encoding low molecular weight phosphatase family protein: protein MPVALPQSVLFCCDHNAVRSPMAEGIMKQFYGAGTYVQSAGVHNDLEVDGFAIAVCREIGVALERHRSRSFDEMQEWGDDLSSFDLIVSLSPASQRRALELTRYFHLTVEFWPIMDPTGIGETREQKLNAYRMTRDQIVERLTAKWGPPQERA from the coding sequence TTGCCGGTGGCTCTGCCCCAGTCTGTGCTGTTCTGCTGCGATCACAACGCGGTCCGCTCGCCCATGGCCGAAGGCATCATGAAGCAGTTCTACGGCGCAGGCACCTACGTGCAATCGGCCGGGGTACATAACGACCTTGAGGTCGACGGCTTTGCCATCGCCGTCTGTCGGGAGATCGGCGTGGCGCTGGAACGACACCGCTCCCGGTCTTTTGACGAAATGCAGGAATGGGGCGATGACCTGTCGTCCTTCGACCTGATCGTCTCCCTCTCGCCGGCCAGCCAACGCCGCGCGCTGGAGCTGACGCGGTACTTTCACCTGACAGTGGAATTCTGGCCGATCATGGACCCCACCGGCATTGGCGAGACGCGGGAGCAGAAGCTGAACGCCTATCGCATGACCCGCGACCAGATCGTGGAGCGGCTGACCGCGAAATGGGGCCCCCCGCAGGAGAGAGCATGA
- a CDS encoding DUF2948 family protein, which produces MTEDARFQDGREAPLNLGALDSDDLSVLSALVQDAVFPVSEVTWRPAERRFAILLNRFRWEDGGRDRHGAERVQSVLVIDNVQTVASQGMVREDPEMILSLLQIAFEPEAEPPGGHLMLTLAGDGAIRLKVEALDLSLKDVTRPYRAPSGKAPDHGA; this is translated from the coding sequence ATGACCGAAGATGCTCGATTTCAGGACGGCCGGGAGGCGCCGCTGAACCTTGGCGCGCTGGACAGTGACGATCTGTCGGTGTTGTCGGCGTTGGTGCAGGACGCGGTTTTCCCCGTCTCCGAAGTGACCTGGCGCCCGGCGGAACGGCGGTTTGCCATCCTTCTCAACCGCTTTCGCTGGGAGGATGGCGGCCGGGATCGCCACGGGGCCGAGCGGGTGCAATCCGTGCTGGTCATCGACAACGTCCAAACCGTCGCCAGCCAGGGGATGGTGCGGGAAGACCCGGAGATGATCCTGTCGCTGTTGCAGATCGCGTTCGAGCCCGAGGCCGAGCCGCCGGGCGGACACCTGATGCTGACCCTGGCCGGCGATGGCGCGATCCGCCTGAAGGTCGAGGCGCTGGACCTCTCGCTGAAGGACGTGACCCGGCCCTATCGTGCCCCGTCGGGCAAGGCGCCGGACCACGGCGCGTAG
- a CDS encoding UPF0262 family protein codes for MSRITHIDLDDANLPPPTPEIEQERRVAIFDLMEENVFDLPKRDDRDVPDGPYRLSLSIRDKRLVFDVQTEAGQPAAQFLLSLGPFRQTVKDYWAICKSYFDAVKNLPPAQIETIDMARRGIHDEGARVLVERLDGKAQVDHDTARRLFTLICVLHFGG; via the coding sequence ATGTCCCGCATCACCCATATCGACCTGGACGACGCCAATCTGCCGCCGCCAACCCCGGAGATCGAGCAAGAGCGCCGCGTGGCGATCTTTGACCTGATGGAGGAGAACGTCTTCGATCTGCCCAAGCGGGACGATCGGGACGTGCCAGACGGCCCTTACCGGCTGTCGCTGTCGATCCGGGACAAGCGGCTGGTGTTCGACGTGCAGACGGAGGCGGGCCAGCCGGCCGCGCAATTCCTGCTGTCGCTGGGCCCGTTCCGCCAGACGGTCAAGGATTACTGGGCCATCTGCAAAAGCTATTTCGACGCGGTCAAGAACCTGCCCCCGGCCCAGATCGAAACCATCGACATGGCCCGTCGTGGCATCCACGACGAAGGCGCGCGGGTGCTTGTCGAACGCCTGGACGGCAAGGCGCAGGTTGATCACGACACCGCGCGCCGCCTGTTCACCCTGATCTGCGTCCTGCATTTCGGGGGCTGA
- the hisD gene encoding histidinol dehydrogenase codes for MPHFLSTDTADFEARFTALLGAKREDSPDVDDTVAAIIADVRARGDAAVLELTARFDRLELTAGTLAFSAQEIDAHCAAVPATERAALEQAAQRIRAYHVRQMPRDEMWTDPDGARLGWRWSAVSAAGLYVPGGLASYPSSVLMNAIPAKVAGVERLAIAVPTPEGKANPLVLLAARLAGVDEVYRIGGAQAIAALAYGTETIAPVDKITGPGNAFVAAAKRRVFGKVGIDMIAGPSEILIIADADNDPAWLALDLLSQAEHDESAQSILITDDAALADAVTQAVERRLETLDRAAIAGASWRDFGAVIRVRDMAEAAALSNRIAPEHLELCVADPQTLARDCIHAGAIFLGAWTPEAIGDYVGGPNHVLPTARSARFSSGLSVMDFLKRTTLTEMSPRALAAIGPAAETLANSESLQAHGLSVRARLDRLNQG; via the coding sequence ATGCCCCATTTCCTGTCCACCGACACCGCCGATTTCGAGGCCCGGTTCACCGCGTTGCTGGGCGCCAAGCGGGAAGACAGCCCCGATGTCGATGATACCGTCGCCGCGATCATCGCCGATGTCCGCGCGCGCGGCGACGCGGCGGTGCTGGAGCTGACGGCAAGATTTGACCGGCTGGAGCTGACCGCCGGGACGCTGGCGTTTTCCGCACAGGAGATCGACGCCCATTGCGCCGCCGTGCCGGCCACGGAACGCGCGGCGCTGGAACAGGCGGCGCAGCGCATCCGCGCCTATCATGTCCGGCAGATGCCGCGCGACGAGATGTGGACCGATCCCGACGGCGCGCGTCTGGGCTGGCGCTGGTCGGCGGTGTCCGCGGCTGGGCTATACGTGCCCGGCGGACTGGCGTCCTACCCGTCCTCGGTCCTGATGAACGCCATCCCGGCCAAGGTCGCGGGTGTCGAACGGCTGGCCATCGCTGTGCCCACGCCGGAGGGCAAGGCCAATCCGCTGGTCCTGCTGGCCGCGCGGCTGGCGGGCGTGGACGAGGTCTACCGCATCGGCGGCGCGCAGGCGATCGCGGCGCTGGCCTATGGCACCGAAACCATTGCACCGGTGGACAAGATCACCGGGCCGGGCAATGCCTTTGTCGCGGCAGCGAAGCGCCGGGTCTTTGGCAAGGTCGGGATCGACATGATCGCCGGCCCGTCCGAAATCCTGATCATCGCCGATGCGGACAATGATCCCGCCTGGCTGGCGCTGGACCTGCTCAGCCAGGCGGAACATGACGAAAGCGCGCAATCCATCCTGATCACCGACGATGCCGCCCTGGCTGACGCGGTGACCCAGGCGGTGGAGCGGCGGCTGGAAACGCTGGACCGGGCGGCCATCGCAGGTGCCAGCTGGCGCGATTTCGGGGCTGTGATCCGGGTCCGCGACATGGCAGAGGCCGCGGCCCTGTCCAACCGGATCGCGCCCGAACACCTGGAACTCTGCGTCGCCGATCCGCAGACGCTGGCCCGTGACTGCATCCATGCGGGGGCGATATTCCTGGGCGCCTGGACGCCGGAGGCGATCGGCGATTACGTCGGCGGCCCGAACCATGTCCTGCCCACGGCGCGGTCGGCGCGATTCTCCTCCGGGTTGTCGGTGATGGATTTCCTCAAGCGCACCACCCTGACGGAGATGAGCCCCCGCGCTCTGGCCGCCATTGGACCTGCGGCGGAAACTCTTGCGAATTCAGAGAGTTTGCAGGCGCATGGCCTGTCGGTGCGGGCGCGGCTGGATCGGCTGAATCAGGGGTGA
- a CDS encoding ketosteroid isomerase-related protein, giving the protein MTRIIQRYFDAFNAGDTPAMLECLSDDVAHHVNEGEVRRGKPLFADFCAHMTRCYDEELTDMVILGAGDRAAAEYVVNGTYLATDSGLPEARGQTYRLPAGSFFTLNADGRIARVTTYYNLADWLRQVA; this is encoded by the coding sequence ATGACCCGGATCATCCAACGCTATTTCGATGCCTTCAACGCGGGCGATACCCCGGCGATGCTGGAGTGCCTGTCCGACGACGTGGCCCACCATGTGAACGAGGGGGAGGTGCGCCGGGGCAAACCGCTTTTTGCCGATTTCTGTGCCCATATGACCCGCTGCTATGACGAAGAGCTGACGGATATGGTGATTCTCGGCGCGGGCGACCGGGCGGCGGCGGAGTATGTGGTGAACGGCACCTATCTGGCCACCGATTCCGGCCTGCCGGAGGCGCGCGGCCAGACCTATCGCCTGCCGGCGGGATCGTTCTTTACCCTGAATGCGGACGGTCGGATCGCGCGGGTGACGACCTATTACAATCTGGCCGATTGGCTGCGGCAGGTCGCGTGA